From a region of the Spirochaetota bacterium genome:
- a CDS encoding Gfo/Idh/MocA family oxidoreductase: MRDLKIALIGCGRIGFLLENDSLRQKPCTHYGGARAAGLRINYACDINTERLYKFAKSANIKEENCFIDYRELILSVKPDLVIIGTWTDSHADIGIFASNNDARTIVCEKPIASNLIQAKRLIEECAKHNVALIINHERRYETRYRNVKRLLSEGKIGDIKTVNASILTSPYRGNSNIGEGGGPLLHDGTHMIDIIRYFFGEIKSALGEIDRDNRDCGFEDRATAWLKTERGIDIFLEAGGSRDYFVFELNISGTKGKIVIGNGYERIYINRKSRLYSGFRDLSEKPFSKTKGINYFKREYLEVKKTLNRNNIEITSSGLDGYKAMEAIHAIYLSSYLNSKRMELPIRPETNIKKIFNLPDHPDM, encoded by the coding sequence ATGAGAGATTTAAAGATTGCCCTAATTGGCTGCGGAAGAATTGGCTTCTTGCTTGAGAATGATTCATTAAGACAGAAGCCGTGTACACATTATGGAGGTGCTAGAGCAGCAGGCCTTAGGATAAATTATGCCTGTGATATAAACACGGAGAGATTATATAAATTTGCAAAATCCGCAAACATAAAAGAAGAGAATTGCTTTATAGACTATAGAGAGTTAATACTAAGTGTTAAACCAGATCTGGTTATCATCGGGACCTGGACTGACAGCCATGCGGATATTGGTATATTTGCATCAAATAATGATGCAAGGACTATCGTCTGTGAAAAACCAATAGCCTCAAATCTTATTCAGGCAAAAAGGTTAATAGAAGAATGTGCAAAGCACAATGTTGCCCTTATCATAAACCACGAAAGGAGATATGAAACGAGATATAGAAACGTAAAAAGATTGCTTTCAGAGGGTAAGATTGGAGATATAAAAACTGTTAATGCATCTATACTAACCTCACCTTATAGAGGGAATTCAAACATCGGAGAAGGAGGAGGGCCGTTGCTTCATGATGGAACTCATATGATCGATATAATAAGATATTTCTTTGGCGAGATAAAATCTGCTCTCGGAGAGATAGACAGAGATAACAGGGATTGTGGATTTGAGGATAGAGCTACTGCATGGCTTAAAACTGAAAGAGGAATAGATATATTTCTTGAAGCTGGAGGCAGCCGAGACTACTTTGTCTTTGAACTTAACATATCCGGAACAAAAGGAAAAATTGTAATCGGTAATGGATATGAGCGCATCTATATTAACAGGAAATCCAGACTCTATAGCGGTTTTCGAGATCTTTCAGAAAAACCCTTCTCGAAAACCAAAGGCATCAACTACTTTAAGAGGGAATACCTAGAGGTTAAAAAGACCCTTAACAGGAATAATATTGAGATCACATCCTCTGGTTTAGATGGGTACAAGGCAATGGAAGCAATTCATGCAATCTATCTTTCCTCATATCTAAATAGCAAGAGGATGGAATTGCCAATAAGACCTGAAACTAACATAAAGAAGATTTTTAATCTGCCTGATCACCCAGACATGTAG